The proteins below come from a single Jaculus jaculus isolate mJacJac1 chromosome 12, mJacJac1.mat.Y.cur, whole genome shotgun sequence genomic window:
- the Slc25a31 gene encoding ADP/ATP translocase 4 produces MHSDPPRKPGKKADKRLFDPVSFGKDLLAGGIAAAVSKTAVAPIERVKLLLQVQASSKQIRPEARYKGMLDCLVRIPREQGFLSYWRGNLANVIRYFPTQALNFAFKDKYKQLFMSGVNKEKQFWRWFLANLASGGAAGATSLCVVYPLDFARTRLGVDIGKGPEERQFKGLGDCIMKIAKSDGIIGLYQGFGVSVQGIIVYRASYFGAYDTVKGLLPKPKETPFLISFFIAQVVTTCSGILSYPFDTVRRRMMMQSGESERQYKGTLDCFMKIYQFEGVPAFFRGAFSNVLRGTGGALVLVLYDKIKEFFNIDVGGGSSGD; encoded by the exons ATGCATTCTGATCCTCCCAGAAAGCCCGGGAAGAAGGCGGACAAGAGGCTGTTTGACCCCGTGTCATTCGGGAAGGACCTGCTGGCGGGCGGCATCGCGGCCGCCGTGTCCAAGACTGCGGTGGCGCCCATCGAGCgggtgaagctgctgctgcaggtgCAGGCCTCGTCCAAGCAGATCCGCCCCGAGGCGCGCTACAAGGGCATGCTGGACTGCCTGGTGCGGATTCCCCGCGAGCAGG GTTTCTTAAGTTATTGGCGTGGCAATTTGGCAAATGTTATTCGGTATTTTCCAACACAAGCTTTAAACTTCGCTTTTAAGGACAAATACAAACAACTATTCATGTCTGgagttaataaagaaaaacag TTCTGGCGGTGGTTCTTGGCAAACCTGGCTTCTGGTGGAGCTGCAGGGGCAACATCCTTATGTGTAGTATACCCACTGGATTTTGCCCGAACTCGATTAGGCGTCGACATTGGGAAAG GTCCTGAGGAACGGCAGTTCAAGGGTTTAGGTGACTGTATTATGAAAATAGCAAAATCAGATGGAATTATTGGTTTATACCAAGGATTTGGTGTTTCAGTTCAGGGCATCATTGTTTACCGAGCCTCTTATTTTGGAGCTTATGACACCGTTAAG GGCTTATTACCAAAACCGAAGGAAACACCATTTCttatctcctttttcattgctCAAGTTGTGACTACATGCTCTGGAATACTCTCTTACCCCTTTGACACAGTTAGAAGACGTATGATGATGCAG AGTGGCGAGTCTGAACGGCAGTATAAAGGAACTTTAGACTGCTTTATGAAAATATACCAATTTGAAGGAGTCCCTGCATTTTTTCGTGGTGCCTTCTCCAACGTCCTTCGTGGAACAGGAggtgctttggttttggttttatatgATAAAATTAAAGAATTCTTTAATATTGATGTTGGAGGTGGTTCATCAGGAGATTAA